A window of Mixophyes fleayi isolate aMixFle1 chromosome 10, aMixFle1.hap1, whole genome shotgun sequence contains these coding sequences:
- the LOC142103620 gene encoding uncharacterized protein LOC142103620 has protein sequence MPPVPLEDRSAPLPRPRSLPLRSMPHQRMAPEVRGLQPAHRAPSHADLTLPGPLPQTQPPRWPREPCSRRRGSPPSTSPRSPSCFRWALHPLKCGCRGCWRLLRPPRKSVGSSCSCDPIVTFDPQFMGSSRVSYDEDDDYSVRAIWPDELARKIMSRTRGGILGGTPLLLDCRGLEGLGVDKPATPHSPPPPSTPPPLSPVGGSNRRLQSLYLLLEPLSEKESSGGGRVVADPLADDCVLSMEVTTVSALSPDLEKAELSPILPFLFLGNEKDAQDLGRLVTLNIGHVLNVTTHLPLYHAESGALRYKRLPATDNSKQDLRQYFEEAFEFIEEAQQEGKGVLIHCQAGVSRSATVVIAYLMKHTLMTVGDAYKFVKGKRPIISPNLNFMGQLLEFESDLNAGVTPRILVPRLRGVETDV, from the exons ATGCCTCCTGTGCCTCTAGAAGATCGTTCGGCCCCCTTGCCTCGACCCCGTTCCCTTCCTCTACGGTCTATGCCACATCAAAGAATGGCCCCCGAGGTCAGAGGTCTGCAGCCTGCACATAGAGCACCGTCCCATGCTGACCTCACTTTGCCTGGACCACTCCCACAAACTCAACCCCCCCGCTGGCCACGGGAACCTTGTTCTCGTCGGAGGGGTTCTCCCCCATCAACCTCCCCACGCTCTCCTTCATGCTTCCGTTGGGCTCTTCACCCTTTAAAATGTGGCTGCAGAGGCTGTTGGCGTCTACTTCGCCCTCCACGGAAATCTGTAGGCTCATCTTGCAGCTGTGATCCCATTGTGACTTTTGACCCACAATTTATGGGGAGTTCAAGGGTGAGCTATGACGAGGATGATGATTATAGTGTAAGGGCCATTTGGCCTGATGAGCTGGCACGAAAAATTATGTCTCGGACAAGAGGAGGAATTCTTGGTGGAACACCACTGTTACTTGACTGCAGAGGCTTAGAAGGGTTGGGGGTAGATAAGCCAGCGACTCCTCATTCTCCTCCTCCACCCTCAACACCGCCACCTCTGTCTCCAGTTGGGGGATCAAACAGAAGACTTCAAAGTTTGTACCTTCTCCTGGAACCCTTAAGTGAAAAAGagagttcaggaggaggaagag TTGTGGCTGACCCCTTGGCTGATGACTGTGTTTTATCAATGGAAGTGACCACTGTTTCTGCGCTGTCTCCTGACCTTGAGAAAGCTGAATTGAGCCCCATCTTGCCTTTCCTCTTTCTGGGAAATGAAAAGGATGCCCAAGACCTGGGCCGATTGGTCACTCTCAACATAGGACATGTCTTGAACGTAACCACCCACCTGCCCTTATACCATGCTGAATCCGGTGCATTGCGTTACAAAAGACTGCCAGCCACTGACAATAGTAAGCAGGACCTCCGCCAGTACTTTGAGGAAGCCTTTGAATTCATTG AAGAGGCTCAGCAGGAAGGTAAAGGAGTGCTCATCCACTGCCAGGCTGGGGTCTCTCGCTCTGCCACCGTGGTCATTGCATACCTGATGAAGCACACTCTGATGACTGTGGGAGACGCCTACAAGTTTGTGAAGGGGAAGCGTCCAATCATATCTCCCAACCTGAATTTTATGGGGCAGCTACTGGAGTTTGAATCAGACTTAAATGCAGGAGTCACCCCAAGAATCCTGGTCCCTAGATTGAGGGGTGTTGAGACAGAcgtgtaa